CATGCCAAAGGCATATATGTCAACTTTCTCTGTGATTTTCCCATCATTGAAATATTCCGGTGCAAGATACCTATGGACAtaaagaaatacaaataagATGAACATAAAGTGAACAATATGGGGACTACAGATTTTCTTGCCGGGTAAATTGAGATAGTTGCGATTGTCAAACTCATGAAATGGACAATAGCACACAAATAACTAGTCATGCAGACAGCCAATTAAAATTCTGTGAAGTATGCAACATACACTGACGTTCCAACTACTTGCTTCCTGTCACAGAACTTCCACTCACTGTGCAATCTTGCCAAACCAAAATCAGCAACCTGAAACAAACTAACAATGTACttggactaaaataaatttacagaaaagaGTAAAAAGTGAAATGTTTCTTGGTAGTCAATATTATCTGGAAAATGCCTTTGAAGTTCCAATAACCTATTTTGACTTTCTAGATGACTGATAACTTTCAATGTATTTTGTTGACTGGCTCAGCACTCTATTTAGTTACTACATAGGGTATAAgtattaatgcatatgaacTCTACTACAAAAGTACTTGCTTCTAGAACATTGTAGAATATACCAGAGGTTCAAAATCATGGGTTAAGAGTATGTTGTTTGGCCGCAAATTTCGGTGAATTATACATCCAACTCTGCAATCTTCATGAAGGTACCGCAATCCTCTTGCAGTCCCAATAGCTACCCTCAGACGTGTTTGCCAATCCAAAGCAGACATTTCATTTCCTGCAAATGAAGGTGCACATGATATTGCTTTGAGGTGGCAAAATCAGTGGTTGAACATTGCACAAGGCATGCCAGACAGATACAAATATAGAAGCAAGCATAAGATACCATGTAAATGAAAGTCCAACGAGCTATTGcatatatattcatagacCAGCAGTCTCTTCTTCCCTTCAATGCAAAAACCAATCAGCAACACCACATTTCTGTGCTGAGCACAACTCAGTACGCGAACTTCCCTGCAGAAATCAGCATCTCTTTGTGGCCCAACTAGCTTGAGCTGCTTCACCGCGATGACCAACCCATTCCTCAGAACTCCTCTGTGAACCAAACCATATCCACCTTCTGCAACAAAATTTGTGTCTGAGAAACCATCTGTAGCTTCCTCTAGCTCTTTGTACTGAAATTGCTTTGGAGGTTTCCCAAATGCTGGAGCCTTGGATTGACACAGCGAACACAGTGGAGGAGGAGTTGAGGAAATTTTACTTAAAGAGACAGCCTCCCGAATGCTAGAGTTGAATGCGGAATCTCCACTAccattttgattaaaattaagtcCACTTAATATTATCTCTTCCTtatattgtataaaattatcagaTTTGGTTCTGGTAGAGGTAAATGTTGTTTTAGGGATGATATTGCAGTTTCCACTTGCTGTGCCTTTCTCATCAACAGAGTGATTCTGAGGAATCCAGAAGACTCTTTGATTCCGACTGCTTGGTGATTCTGGAGCTGCTGAAAAATTTATTGCTCTTTCCTTTACATGGTCAATAGTATTTTGTCTACCAGGTGGACGTTTACCTCTATTCATTCCTTCATAAAGGGGATTTTGTTCATACACAACAAAAGTAGGAAGTCCCGCGTCAGGACTTGATAATGACTTTTCCCCGGTGGATCTTGTGTATGAAGTGTTTGCATCCTCAGGACTGCTAACAGGGGTGGTATGCTTCATTTTGTAGCTGTACAGCTTTCTATTATCTTTAACAGGTGAAGATGCAGCAGAATAGAAAGGGGTTTGTATATCATCTGAGCTAGCTAGATTGAGTCGAAGGACTTTTGGATGGGAACCCTTCATGACTACAATATTACAGTGCAGTTCATCCATGCAACACCTCAGATCTCGCTTCAGTTTCCTGTTTTATgagaataatacaaataaaatagtgcTTTGACATCTCAATAACATTGATGGGCTCAATGCCCCATTGAGGAGAAGATAAGGGTTGATTAGGAATAGTAGTGTATACAAGCACTTTGTTTGATTATCAAAGTTAGACAAAATTTCTGAGTGACAATATTGCTAACAAGAtgtttcaatttatttaatttggaataacttagtcacatatttaaaattctagtGCAGTACATGTTTGAAATATGACAGTTTTAGCTCTAAATTTGATGAACTAGtataaacatatttaaaattctagtGCAGTACATGTTTGAAATATGACAGTCTTAAGAAGCA
The window above is part of the Sesamum indicum cultivar Zhongzhi No. 13 linkage group LG7, S_indicum_v1.0, whole genome shotgun sequence genome. Proteins encoded here:
- the LOC105166204 gene encoding inactive protein kinase SELMODRAFT_444075-like; this translates as MFPPKSPVTGQLAGRGGETAARVIVAVKAEKVISKCGLAWALNHAARPGDCVMLLAVFSEEKTGRRFWGFPRLKGDGRSGDATKLPDRICQISESCSQMVLQVQDQIQVTVRIKVVSAISAGAVAAEAKSSAASWVILDKKLKRDLRCCMDELHCNIVVMKGSHPKVLRLNLASSDDIQTPFYSAASSPVKDNRKLYSYKMKHTTPVSSPEDANTSYTRSTGEKSLSSPDAGLPTFVVYEQNPLYEGMNRGKRPPGRQNTIDHVKERAINFSAAPESPSSRNQRVFWIPQNHSVDEKGTASGNCNIIPKTTFTSTRTKSDNFIQYKEEIILSGLNFNQNGSGDSAFNSSIREAVSLSKISSTPPPLCSLCQSKAPAFGKPPKQFQYKELEEATDGFSDTNFVAEGGYGLVHRGVLRNGLVIAVKQLKLVGPQRDADFCREVRVLSCAQHRNVVLLIGFCIEGKKRLLVYEYICNSSLDFHLHGNEMSALDWQTRLRVAIGTARGLRYLHEDCRVGCIIHRNLRPNNILLTHDFEPLVADFGLARLHSEWKFCDRKQVVGTSVYLAPEYFNDGKITEKVDIYAFGMVLLELITGKRAHDLQYCMKHQFLQDDIHSLATIEPIHILVYKHQLLDPRLASIQPQGLPSELHAIGFAASLCLHPDPDLRPPMSKVVKVLEGGSAVTPLALDLDSVGCRSGHMRGLNSNALLESKKRHSRRLSY